A single window of Candoia aspera isolate rCanAsp1 chromosome 3, rCanAsp1.hap2, whole genome shotgun sequence DNA harbors:
- the CACYBP gene encoding calcyclin-binding protein, protein MEELQKDLEEVKELLKKATRKRVYDVLLAEKNKIEREIKNQLPLKLKAEGPEEEKPAVTGYTVKINNYAWDQSDKFVKIYVTLSGVQHLPAENVQVHFTERSFHLVVKNLNNKNYTMTFNNLLKPISAKSSSWKIKTDMILILCKKQQEEKWECLTQVEKETKEKEKASYDTSDPSEGLMNLLKKMYAEGDDEMKRTINKAWVESREKQAKDDLPIDI, encoded by the exons ATGGAGGAG CTACAGAAAGATTTGGAAGAAGTGAAGGAGCTTTTGAAAAAGGCGACAAGAAAGAGAGTGTATGATGTTCTgctggcagaaaaaaataaaatagagaggGAAATCAAGAATCAGCTGCCACTCAAACTAAAAGCTGAGGGACCTGAAGAAGAAAAACCAGCAGTCACAGGATATACAGTGAAAATCAACAATTATG CGTGGGATCAGTCTGATAAGTTTGTGAAAATCTATGTCACATTAAGTGGTGTTCAACATCTGCCAGCTGAGAATGTTCAGGTGCACTTTACAGAAAG ATCATTTCATCTGGTGGTGAAAAacttaaacaacaaaaattatacCATGACATTCAACAACCTTCTGAAACCAATCTCAGCTAAAAGCAGCTCATGGAAG ATCAAAACAGATATGATCTTGATACTATGTAAGAAGCAGCAAGAAGAAAAATGGGAGTGCCTAACGCAGGTTGAAAAAGAGACTAAGGAGAAAGA GAAAGCTTCCTATGATACATCTGACCCCAGTGAAGGATTGATGAATCTACTAAAAAAGATGTATGCAGAAGGCGATGATGAGATGAAGAGAACAATTAACAAAGCATGGGTGGAGAGCCGAGAAAAGCAAGCCAAAGATGATTTGCCAATAGATATCTGA